Proteins found in one Miscanthus floridulus cultivar M001 chromosome 4, ASM1932011v1, whole genome shotgun sequence genomic segment:
- the LOC136552962 gene encoding calmodulin-binding protein 25-like, translating into MDAISCLAPPPAALLATSYTDAAIARALHFSSTTMSPDYSASASSSSLNHHQHSPLLSALADLPSPYYAPPPVPPPHAVAATCCDSVLVADSPRRRSSPTAGARAGKRRSRASKRAPTTYISTDPANFRLMVQQITGVQADAASAGVEVMMLQVQASAALDAAALLGAAAAGNPQLLPAGDEASALRQHQLQQQQPCFPTLDSWNVVMYETNSVEML; encoded by the coding sequence TCCTACACGGACGCCGCCATCGCGCGGGCGCTCCACTTCTCCTCCACTACCATGTCGCCCGACTACTCCGCctccgcctcttcctcctccctcaaCCACCACCAGCACTCGCCCCTTCTCAGCGCCCTCGCCGACCTCCCGTCGCCCTACTACGCGCCGCCACCGgtgccgccgccgcacgccgtGGCCGCCACCTGCTGCGACTCCGTGCTGGTGGCCGACTCGCCGCGCCGCCGGTCCTCGCCGACGGCGGGAGCGCGCGCGGGGAAGCGCCGGTCGCGGGCGTCCAAGCGCGCGCCCACCACCTACATCAGCACCGACCCCGCCAACTTCCGCCTCATGGTGCAGCAGATCACCGGCGTGCAGGCGGACGCGGCGTCGGCcggggtggaggtgatgatgctCCAGGTCCAGGCGTCCGCGGCGCTCGACGCGGCCGCGCtgctcggcgccgccgccgccgggaacCCGCAGCTGCTGCCGGCCGGCGACGAGGCGTCAGCGCTTCGTCAACAccagctccagcagcagcagccgtgcTTCCCCACGCTGGACTCGTGGAACGTCGTCATGTACGAGACCAACAGCGTCGAGATGCTGTGA